The stretch of DNA AAGCCATGTTACCTTTTTTCTGAGGTGAATTCCCTGCTTTTTTGGAGGACGTAGCGGTATTTGGAGGAGTGGAGTTAGTGGAGAAAGGCCAACTTGAGCCCTCCAAATACCTTTAATACGCCAATAAGTCCACGTCCAAACAAGCACCTTGGCTACACCGGCAAAATTCGGTGTAAATTCTGTTTTTATATTTTACATATAGAAAACTAGAATGTGTAGAATGAAATACTTAACTTCAAACCTTTAATTTTTTGTCCGCTGACAATTTTTGCGCGTTTGAGTTAAATGAAAGCAAAAATAGTCAGAGCAGGTAATTTTTTTTCCAACACACAAACACAAAAATGAATACGCATGCCTTTGTTGCGCAAGGGCCGAATCAACTTATTGAGCAAATAAATGAATGCTCGCAGTCGTTTCAACCCACTTTAGCTATAGTTTTCTGTAGTGTTTCCCAGGATATTGATCTTATTCGCCAGGTCTTCGTAGATCAAAACATTGCTCTTTTTGGCTGTACGACAGCTGGCGAAATATGCAATACCAATTATTATGACCAGGCGATTACTTGTTTGTTATTCGATCTGGATACCAGTTTGTTTAATATTTTTCTTGCCGATGATCCTAATCAATCCACTTATCAATTGGCATACACAAGTGGCCAGTATGCAGACCTTTGCTTCGACAATCCTGCTTTATTGATCTTGTCTGGTGGCGTAAGGGTGAACGCCGAACAAATCATTGCAGGAATGAAAGCTGGCCTCCGTTACGCTGATACACCCATTTTTGGTGGCCTTGCGGGAGATGATATGCATTTCAAACAGACTTACGCCTTCTCTAGCTTGGGAAAAACAGATGATGGTTTATTAAGTTTGATTTTTAATCGGGATAAAGTTGAAGTGGTCGGCTTAGCTACGAGTGGCTGGCAGCCCATCGGGCTGGAGCATGTCATTACCAAAGCAAATGAAAACATTGTTTATACCATTAATGACATTCCGGCTTTAGATTTCTTTATCAAATACTTTGGAACCTTTAATGATGCCACGGCAGAAAATAACTTACTCAATGATTTTGAAAATGTAAGTGCCCAATATCCGCTGCAAGTCATAAGGGATGATGGCAGCTATATTCTCCGTTCGCCACTCATAGCGGATTTAGAAAATCGGGCCTTGATCCTGGCAGGTGGTGTAAAAGAAGGTGACCGATTCAGGTTTTCTATGTCTCCTGGCTTTAAGGTGATAGAAAACACTATTTCCGAATTTGTAGATTGGAAAAAGGAGCACAGTCAGGCCGATGCATCTATCTTTTTCTCTTGTATTGGCCGCCATTCGGCCTTAGGGCCTATGATTGATGACGAAATTGCGGGTATTTATCGGCAATGGAACAAACCAATGATTGGTTTTTTCTCTTATGGTGAAATTGGTGCGACCAAAGATGGTCAATGTGATTTTCACAATGAAACCTGCTCAGTCGTTCTCTTGAGGGAAAAGTAGACATCAATGAAAACTACACTTGAACAATTAAAATCATATCTCGAAAAACTGGCGCTGAATCAGGGGCAGCAAGACCAGCTCTCGTCT from Saprospiraceae bacterium encodes:
- a CDS encoding FIST N-terminal domain-containing protein; the encoded protein is MNTHAFVAQGPNQLIEQINECSQSFQPTLAIVFCSVSQDIDLIRQVFVDQNIALFGCTTAGEICNTNYYDQAITCLLFDLDTSLFNIFLADDPNQSTYQLAYTSGQYADLCFDNPALLILSGGVRVNAEQIIAGMKAGLRYADTPIFGGLAGDDMHFKQTYAFSSLGKTDDGLLSLIFNRDKVEVVGLATSGWQPIGLEHVITKANENIVYTINDIPALDFFIKYFGTFNDATAENNLLNDFENVSAQYPLQVIRDDGSYILRSPLIADLENRALILAGGVKEGDRFRFSMSPGFKVIENTISEFVDWKKEHSQADASIFFSCIGRHSALGPMIDDEIAGIYRQWNKPMIGFFSYGEIGATKDGQCDFHNETCSVVLLREK